In a single window of the Streptacidiphilus sp. P02-A3a genome:
- a CDS encoding DUF397 domain-containing protein encodes MSKFINDASTLPVAWTKAAASGNDNDCVELASLDGAVFIRDSKNPTGPALCFTPSEASAFLAGAKAGDFDHI; translated from the coding sequence GTGAGTAAGTTCATCAACGACGCCTCCACCCTGCCCGTCGCCTGGACGAAGGCCGCCGCGTCGGGCAACGACAACGACTGTGTCGAGCTCGCCTCGCTCGACGGGGCCGTGTTCATCCGGGACTCCAAGAACCCGACCGGGCCCGCACTCTGCTTCACCCCGTCCGAGGCGAGTGCCTTCCTGGCCGGTGCGAAGGCCGGCGACTTCGACCACATCTGA
- a CDS encoding helix-turn-helix transcriptional regulator, whose product MAAPVPTVRRRQLGAELRKLRESKKLLLEDVEQGTGIDAAKLSRLETAKNAAKLPDVERLLDFYGFEGDGRELLLALVKEGGQRGWWLAYRDRLSQFNWDLVTLEDGASRILAYQQGLLHGLLQTSAYARAAIGATRLEDRGTPVDSQIEIRMARQSVLTKPNPPKFWSVIHESALSVSLAEPSVMRDQLDRLRNLSQLPNVEIQIMPASAAPHPGLAGSFTVLGFSERHDLDVVHTGGLLNASYIEDRDEVELYASAFQKVTAEAMPLEASLRFITEQRDKISE is encoded by the coding sequence ATGGCCGCACCTGTACCGACAGTCCGCCGACGTCAACTCGGCGCTGAGCTGCGCAAGCTTCGGGAGAGCAAGAAGCTGCTGCTGGAGGACGTGGAGCAGGGGACAGGCATAGACGCGGCCAAGCTCTCCCGGCTGGAGACCGCCAAGAACGCCGCGAAGCTCCCCGACGTCGAGCGGCTGCTCGACTTCTACGGGTTCGAGGGCGACGGTCGGGAACTGCTGCTCGCCCTGGTCAAGGAGGGCGGCCAGCGCGGCTGGTGGCTGGCCTACCGGGACCGGCTCTCGCAGTTCAACTGGGACCTGGTCACGCTGGAGGACGGCGCATCACGCATCCTCGCCTACCAACAGGGCCTGCTCCACGGTCTGCTGCAGACGTCGGCGTACGCGCGGGCCGCCATCGGAGCGACCCGACTGGAGGACCGGGGCACGCCGGTCGACTCGCAGATCGAGATCCGGATGGCGCGTCAGTCGGTGCTGACCAAGCCGAACCCGCCGAAGTTCTGGAGCGTGATCCACGAGTCCGCGCTGTCGGTCAGCCTCGCTGAGCCGTCAGTGATGCGCGACCAGCTCGATCGCCTGCGGAACCTGTCGCAGCTGCCGAACGTCGAGATCCAGATCATGCCCGCGTCGGCGGCGCCGCACCCGGGCCTGGCGGGGTCCTTCACCGTCCTCGGCTTCTCCGAACGACACGACCTCGACGTGGTCCACACGGGAGGGTTGCTGAACGCCAGCTACATCGAGGACCGGGACGAAGTCGAGCTGTACGCCAGCGCGTTCCAGAAGGTCACGGCCGAGGCCATGCCACTGGAAGCATCGCTCCGTTTCATCACCGAACAGAGGGACAAGATCAGTGAGTAA
- a CDS encoding methyltransferase domain-containing protein yields the protein MSALDTAGNDLNSPFLDAIRSVRPDLPQYLEDAIRAVPRHAYLPGADLDDASDPTLVPGLLQQLDVTPGDTILEIGAGTGYSAALLSTLSGGGKVVTVGIDREMSDRAAGNLAANGVANVEVLTAGDSCGDPKERVFDRLISTVGAWDVLSAWWRQVRPGGWMVLPLRLRGTTCTVALEHCGTDLVSSGAEPCGPVPVMGETGERSADIDPWGRARLYWDVDQDVDPVALLGVLDSEPIRTDTGVTTGPEAFDRVWLRLAATDPATCRIEVTPEGVEAGLAGPAVPVRTACLAEGSSVAYLTFRRRDAEAPTGELGVAAHGPDAAALTQRLTAVIAAWGKDRTNIPEFTVYPATTPLAELPPGNVITKRDSHVIITY from the coding sequence GTGAGCGCCCTCGACACCGCCGGCAACGACCTCAACTCCCCTTTCCTGGATGCCATCCGCTCCGTCCGCCCCGACCTGCCGCAGTACCTGGAGGACGCCATCCGTGCCGTCCCGCGTCACGCCTACCTGCCCGGGGCCGACCTCGACGACGCCTCCGACCCCACCCTGGTCCCCGGCCTGCTCCAGCAACTCGACGTGACGCCCGGTGACACGATCCTGGAGATCGGCGCGGGCACCGGCTACAGCGCCGCGCTGCTCAGTACCCTCTCCGGCGGCGGGAAGGTCGTGACCGTCGGCATCGATCGCGAGATGAGCGACCGGGCTGCCGGGAACCTCGCCGCCAACGGCGTCGCCAACGTGGAGGTCCTCACCGCGGGCGACTCCTGCGGAGACCCCAAGGAACGCGTCTTCGACCGGCTGATCAGCACGGTCGGAGCCTGGGACGTGCTCTCCGCCTGGTGGCGGCAAGTGCGCCCCGGAGGGTGGATGGTGCTGCCGTTGCGCCTCCGGGGAACCACCTGCACCGTCGCCCTGGAGCACTGCGGCACGGACCTGGTCTCCTCCGGCGCCGAACCGTGCGGACCCGTTCCCGTGATGGGCGAGACCGGTGAGCGCTCCGCCGACATCGACCCGTGGGGCCGCGCCCGCCTGTACTGGGACGTTGATCAGGACGTCGACCCCGTCGCCCTGCTGGGCGTCCTCGACAGCGAGCCGATCAGGACCGACACCGGCGTGACCACCGGCCCCGAGGCCTTCGATCGCGTATGGCTGCGCCTGGCCGCCACCGACCCGGCGACCTGCCGGATCGAGGTCACCCCCGAAGGAGTGGAAGCAGGACTGGCCGGGCCGGCTGTCCCAGTCCGCACCGCCTGCCTGGCCGAAGGCAGCAGCGTGGCCTACCTGACCTTCCGTCGCCGCGACGCCGAGGCGCCCACCGGGGAACTCGGCGTCGCCGCCCACGGCCCCGACGCCGCGGCGCTGACACAGCGGCTGACCGCTGTCATCGCCGCCTGGGGCAAGGACCGCACCAACATCCCCGAGTTCACCGTCTACCCGGCCACCACCCCGCTCGCGGAACTACCCCCGGGCAACGTCATCACCAAGCGCGACTCCCACGTCATCATCACCTACTAG
- a CDS encoding TetR/AcrR family transcriptional regulator, translated as MSVQERKERERAERERLIVATARELAEQQGWDAVTTRRLAERIEYSQPVLYSHFRGKREIIGAVALEGAAELAAAVRAAASAAEGPRTRVTALARAYLDFAERNPAVYDAIFQLDGGLAFAAEDTPGPLKDAFAALLENLGEVAGEGVHPGLFTEVFWAALHGLATLTRAGRLPPTEAERRVELVVDRLVMA; from the coding sequence ATGTCGGTACAGGAACGCAAGGAACGCGAACGGGCGGAGCGCGAACGCCTCATCGTGGCGACCGCCCGCGAACTCGCCGAGCAGCAGGGCTGGGACGCGGTCACCACCCGCCGGCTCGCCGAGCGCATCGAGTACAGCCAGCCGGTCCTCTACAGCCACTTCCGCGGCAAGCGCGAGATCATCGGTGCGGTCGCCCTCGAAGGCGCGGCCGAGCTGGCCGCGGCGGTGCGTGCCGCGGCCTCCGCCGCGGAGGGCCCGCGCACCCGGGTCACCGCCCTCGCCCGCGCCTACCTCGACTTCGCCGAGCGCAATCCGGCGGTCTACGACGCCATTTTCCAACTCGACGGCGGCCTGGCGTTCGCGGCCGAGGACACCCCGGGACCGCTCAAGGACGCCTTCGCGGCGTTGCTGGAGAACCTGGGCGAGGTCGCCGGGGAGGGTGTCCACCCGGGCCTGTTCACCGAGGTGTTCTGGGCGGCCCTGCACGGGCTGGCGACGCTGACCCGGGCGGGACGGCTGCCGCCGACGGAGGCCGAGCGGAGGGTGGAGCTGGTGGTGGACCGCCTCGTCATGGCCTGA
- a CDS encoding DUF1772 domain-containing protein, whose protein sequence is MLNALEVVTTVVVGVMVGVEFSVLFVINPILNALPEDSRQLGHAHGGRMLGAVMPFWYIGSLVLAAVWAVAGWHHHGTGLVVTAGALLVLSVIMSMLLLVPINNRNKSWTPENRPEDWQEQLDRWLRFHYVRVAVIIAAFALLVTALV, encoded by the coding sequence ATGCTCAACGCACTTGAGGTCGTCACCACCGTGGTCGTCGGCGTGATGGTGGGGGTGGAGTTCTCCGTCCTCTTCGTCATCAACCCGATCCTCAACGCCCTCCCCGAGGACAGTCGCCAACTCGGCCACGCCCACGGGGGCCGGATGCTCGGCGCCGTGATGCCGTTCTGGTACATCGGCTCGCTCGTCCTCGCGGCGGTCTGGGCCGTCGCCGGATGGCACCACCACGGCACCGGCCTCGTCGTCACCGCCGGCGCCCTGCTGGTCCTCAGCGTGATCATGTCGATGCTGCTGCTCGTCCCGATCAACAACCGGAACAAGAGCTGGACCCCGGAGAACCGGCCCGAGGACTGGCAGGAGCAGCTGGACCGCTGGCTCCGCTTCCACTACGTCCGCGTCGCCGTCATCATCGCCGCCTTCGCCCTGCTGGTCACCGCCCTCGTCTGA
- a CDS encoding Xaa-Pro peptidase family protein: protein MALDPNLYPADRVVRAQKAAAEAGLDALLVSPGADLRYLTGYDALPLERLTCLVAPAEGEPFLVVPLLEKPAAEASPVGDLGIDIVGWRETDDPYALVASRLPSGLRRVGVDNHMWAEKVLAFRAALPGAEQALAGQALAELRMRKSAAEVRALSEAATAIDAVHLSMAEWLRPGRTEAEVGRDIADAIIAAGHATVDFVIVASGPNGASPHHEVSDRVIEAGDPVVVDIGGTMPSGYCSDSTRNYVVGQAPDEYLRAYGVLLAAQTAQCESVIPGLTSEQLDAIGRDLIAGEGYGDYFVHRTGHGIGLETHEEPYIVAGSDLALEPGMAFSIEPGIYLPGKFGARIEDIAVCTETGGDRLNLVSRELRVLA, encoded by the coding sequence ATGGCACTTGATCCGAACCTGTATCCGGCGGACCGCGTGGTCCGCGCGCAGAAGGCCGCCGCCGAGGCCGGGCTGGACGCGCTGCTCGTCTCGCCCGGAGCTGACCTGCGCTACCTCACCGGCTACGACGCGCTGCCGCTGGAGCGGCTGACCTGTCTGGTGGCGCCCGCCGAGGGCGAGCCGTTCCTGGTCGTCCCGCTGCTGGAGAAGCCCGCCGCGGAGGCATCGCCGGTCGGGGACCTGGGGATCGACATCGTCGGCTGGCGGGAGACCGATGACCCGTACGCGCTGGTGGCCTCGCGGCTGCCGTCCGGGCTGCGCCGGGTCGGGGTGGACAACCACATGTGGGCCGAGAAGGTGCTCGCGTTCCGGGCGGCGCTGCCGGGGGCGGAACAGGCGCTGGCCGGGCAGGCGCTGGCGGAGCTGCGGATGCGCAAGTCCGCCGCCGAGGTGCGGGCGCTGAGCGAGGCGGCGACCGCGATCGACGCGGTGCACCTGTCGATGGCGGAGTGGCTGCGGCCGGGCCGGACCGAGGCCGAGGTGGGCCGGGACATCGCCGACGCGATCATCGCGGCCGGTCACGCCACAGTGGACTTCGTCATCGTCGCCTCCGGGCCGAACGGCGCCAGCCCGCACCACGAGGTCTCCGACCGGGTGATCGAGGCCGGGGATCCGGTGGTGGTCGACATCGGCGGCACCATGCCGTCCGGCTACTGCTCCGACTCGACCCGCAACTACGTGGTCGGCCAGGCCCCGGACGAGTACCTGCGGGCGTACGGGGTGCTGCTGGCCGCCCAGACGGCGCAGTGCGAGTCGGTGATTCCGGGGCTCACCTCGGAGCAGCTGGACGCCATCGGCCGGGACCTGATCGCGGGCGAGGGCTACGGCGACTACTTCGTGCACCGCACCGGCCACGGCATCGGCCTGGAGACGCACGAGGAGCCCTACATCGTCGCGGGTTCCGACCTGGCACTGGAACCGGGGATGGCCTTCTCGATCGAGCCGGGGATCTACCTCCCCGGGAAGTTCGGCGCGCGGATCGAGGACATCGCGGTCTGCACCGAGACCGGCGGCGACCGGCTGAACCTGGTCTCCCGGGAGCTGCGGGTCCTGGCGTAG
- a CDS encoding DUF952 domain-containing protein: protein MLLHLTTLDGWLAHPDRPYATATLALEGFIHCSPDEATVLTVANDRFSRTPGPLMVLLIEEDALESALRWEAAEPDGPLFPHIYGPVNRSAVAGMLEVERGPDGRWATLALWS from the coding sequence ATGCTTCTCCACCTGACGACACTCGACGGCTGGCTGGCGCACCCCGACCGCCCCTACGCCACGGCCACGCTGGCGTTGGAGGGGTTCATCCACTGCTCCCCGGACGAGGCGACGGTCCTCACCGTGGCCAACGACCGCTTCTCCCGTACCCCTGGACCGCTGATGGTGCTGCTGATCGAGGAGGACGCGCTGGAGTCCGCGCTCCGCTGGGAGGCGGCGGAGCCCGACGGGCCGCTGTTCCCGCACATCTACGGCCCGGTGAACCGCTCGGCGGTGGCCGGGATGCTGGAGGTGGAGCGCGGCCCGGACGGACGCTGGGCGACGCTCGCGCTCTGGAGCTGA
- a CDS encoding DHA2 family efflux MFS transporter permease subunit produces the protein MSQTAVGARADAAPGAQPAPSHRWWVLAVIGLAQLMVVLDATVVNIALPTAQKALAFSDSDRQWVVTAYSLAFGSLLLLGGRLADLIGRKIVFLVGVAGFALSSALAGAAGNFEVLVTGRALQGMFGALLAPAALSLLNTTFTEAKERAKAFGIFGAIAGTGGGIGLLLGGLLTEHLSWRWTLYVNLVFAVIAFVGGLLLLRRGAPADRPKLDLPGTLLVSAGLFGLVYGFSNADTHHWSSPLTWGFLLAGGLLIAAFTWWQTRAEHPLLPLRVLLDRNRGASFLVVAISGAGMFGVFLFLTYYLQASMGYTPVRTGLAFLPMIGSLMVTAQLSTNLLIPRFGPKPVVPLGMGMAAAGMAWLTGLGLSSGYASSVLPALVLTGLGIGLVMPPAMSLATAGIAPQDAGVASAAVNTMQQIGGSIGTALLNTLAASAATSYISGKRPTAAVLAQAQLHSYATAYWWSAGFFAAGTLLTAVLYRRGRVTQDPNTPAAVHM, from the coding sequence ATGAGCCAGACCGCAGTCGGCGCCCGCGCCGACGCCGCACCAGGTGCGCAACCCGCGCCCTCGCACCGCTGGTGGGTGCTGGCCGTCATCGGCCTCGCCCAGCTGATGGTGGTGCTCGACGCCACCGTGGTGAACATCGCCCTGCCGACCGCGCAGAAGGCCCTGGCCTTCTCCGACAGCGACCGGCAGTGGGTGGTCACCGCCTACTCGCTCGCCTTCGGCAGCCTGCTGCTGCTCGGCGGACGCCTGGCCGACCTGATCGGCCGCAAGATCGTGTTCCTGGTCGGCGTCGCCGGGTTCGCCCTGTCCTCGGCCCTGGCCGGAGCCGCCGGGAACTTCGAGGTCCTGGTCACCGGCCGGGCCCTGCAGGGCATGTTCGGCGCGCTGCTCGCGCCCGCCGCCCTGTCGCTGCTGAACACCACCTTCACCGAGGCCAAGGAACGCGCCAAGGCCTTCGGCATCTTCGGCGCCATCGCCGGTACCGGCGGCGGCATCGGCCTGCTGCTCGGCGGCCTGCTCACCGAGCACCTGAGCTGGCGCTGGACCCTGTACGTCAACCTGGTCTTCGCCGTGATCGCCTTCGTTGGCGGGCTGCTGCTGCTCCGGCGCGGCGCCCCGGCCGACCGGCCCAAGCTCGACCTGCCCGGCACGCTGCTGGTCTCCGCCGGACTCTTCGGCCTGGTCTACGGCTTCTCCAACGCCGACACGCACCACTGGTCCTCGCCGCTGACCTGGGGATTCCTGCTGGCGGGCGGGCTGCTGATCGCCGCGTTCACCTGGTGGCAGACCCGCGCCGAGCACCCGCTGCTGCCGCTGCGGGTACTGCTGGACCGCAACCGGGGCGCGTCCTTCCTGGTGGTCGCCATCTCCGGCGCGGGGATGTTCGGGGTCTTCCTGTTCCTGACCTACTACCTCCAGGCGTCGATGGGCTACACCCCGGTCCGCACCGGCCTGGCCTTCCTGCCGATGATCGGCTCGCTGATGGTCACCGCGCAGCTCTCCACCAACCTGCTCATCCCGAGGTTCGGCCCCAAGCCGGTGGTGCCGCTGGGCATGGGGATGGCGGCGGCCGGGATGGCCTGGCTCACCGGCCTCGGCCTGAGCAGCGGGTACGCCTCCAGCGTGCTGCCCGCGCTGGTGCTCACCGGCCTCGGCATCGGCCTGGTGATGCCCCCGGCGATGAGCCTGGCCACCGCCGGGATCGCGCCGCAGGACGCCGGTGTCGCCTCGGCGGCGGTCAACACCATGCAGCAGATCGGCGGCTCCATCGGCACCGCGCTGCTGAACACCCTCGCCGCCAGCGCCGCCACCAGCTACATCAGCGGGAAGCGGCCCACCGCGGCGGTGCTGGCGCAGGCGCAGCTGCACAGCTACGCCACCGCCTACTGGTGGTCGGCGGGGTTCTTCGCGGCGGGCACGCTGCTCACCGCCGTGCTCTACCGGCGCGGCCGGGTCACCCAGGACCCGAACACCCCGGCGGCCGTGCACATGTGA
- a CDS encoding TetR/AcrR family transcriptional regulator, protein MRRTRLTSEREAELYQAVIDLVREVGYEGMTMDAVAARSRSSKATLYRQWQGKPQLVAAAMRHTASVTLGHIDTGSLRGDLYQVARQVGSGAEKDTVFLSAIGHAAHQHEDLAAALREMLIDPEREVLNALLQRAVDRGEVRPDAAAREFFVHMLFGALPARKILEERFADQEYLIRYIDAVILPALLHS, encoded by the coding sequence GTGCGCCGTACCCGGCTGACCTCGGAGCGTGAGGCCGAGCTGTACCAGGCGGTCATCGACCTGGTCCGCGAGGTCGGCTACGAGGGCATGACCATGGACGCCGTCGCGGCCCGCAGCCGCTCCAGCAAGGCGACCCTGTACCGGCAGTGGCAGGGCAAGCCGCAGCTGGTGGCGGCGGCGATGCGGCACACCGCGTCGGTCACCCTGGGACACATCGACACCGGCTCGCTCCGCGGCGACCTGTACCAGGTGGCCCGGCAGGTGGGCTCGGGCGCGGAGAAGGACACGGTCTTCCTGAGCGCCATCGGGCACGCCGCGCACCAGCACGAGGACCTCGCCGCCGCGCTGCGGGAGATGCTGATCGATCCTGAGCGCGAGGTGCTGAACGCGCTGCTCCAGCGGGCCGTGGACCGGGGCGAGGTGCGGCCGGACGCCGCCGCCCGGGAGTTCTTCGTGCACATGCTGTTCGGGGCGCTGCCCGCGCGGAAGATCCTGGAGGAGCGCTTCGCGGACCAGGAGTACCTGATCCGCTACATAGACGCGGTGATCCTGCCCGCGCTGCTGCACAGCTGA
- a CDS encoding pseudouridine synthase, which yields MRSGNSGNGRNGNSGGGAGGRGSSGNSGGRGNSGGSGGGGARGGSQRGGSAGGQRRSGSGWDKEAPRPEQRQYDRPEFGGARTPSPGRSVGQIRPGGLGGGAGARRGPAKPVRSRELQAKIEDAVRIRHDKPVEKLPKTHGEPEGERLQKVLARAGMGSRRACEELIDQGRVEVNGKLVREQGKRVDPAHDEIKVDGLTVATQSYLFFALNKPAGVVATMEDPDGRQCLGDYVNNRETRLFHVGRLDTETEGIILLTNHGELAHRLTHPKYGVIKTYLAAIQGPIPRDLGKQLAKGIELEDGWARADSFKVVQNVGKNYLVEVSLHEGRKHIVRRLLSESGFPVEKLVRVQFGPIALGDQKSGWLRRLTNPEVGQLMKTVGL from the coding sequence ATGCGTAGCGGTAACAGCGGTAACGGTAGGAACGGCAACAGCGGCGGTGGCGCCGGCGGTCGCGGCAGCAGCGGCAACAGCGGTGGCCGTGGCAACAGCGGCGGCAGCGGCGGCGGTGGCGCGCGCGGCGGGAGCCAGCGCGGCGGCAGCGCGGGCGGCCAGCGCCGCAGCGGCAGCGGGTGGGACAAGGAGGCGCCGCGTCCCGAGCAGCGCCAGTACGACCGTCCGGAGTTCGGTGGGGCGCGTACGCCGAGCCCGGGGCGCTCGGTCGGTCAGATCCGCCCCGGCGGCCTCGGCGGCGGCGCGGGCGCGCGGCGCGGCCCGGCCAAGCCGGTGCGCTCGCGCGAGCTCCAGGCGAAGATCGAGGACGCGGTCCGGATCCGGCACGACAAGCCGGTGGAGAAGCTGCCGAAGACCCACGGCGAGCCCGAGGGCGAGCGGCTGCAGAAGGTGCTGGCGCGCGCGGGCATGGGCAGCCGCCGGGCCTGCGAGGAGCTGATCGACCAGGGCCGGGTCGAGGTCAACGGCAAGCTCGTGCGCGAGCAGGGCAAGCGGGTGGACCCGGCGCACGACGAGATCAAGGTCGACGGCCTGACCGTGGCCACCCAGTCGTACCTGTTCTTCGCGCTGAACAAGCCGGCCGGTGTGGTCGCCACCATGGAGGACCCGGACGGCCGCCAGTGCCTCGGCGACTACGTGAACAACCGGGAGACCCGGCTGTTCCACGTGGGACGGCTGGACACCGAGACCGAGGGCATCATCCTGCTCACCAACCACGGCGAGCTGGCGCACCGGCTGACCCACCCCAAGTACGGCGTGATCAAGACCTACCTGGCCGCGATCCAGGGGCCGATCCCGCGTGACCTGGGCAAGCAGCTGGCGAAGGGCATCGAGCTGGAGGACGGCTGGGCCCGCGCGGACAGCTTCAAGGTGGTGCAGAACGTCGGCAAGAACTACCTGGTCGAGGTGAGCCTGCACGAGGGTCGCAAGCACATCGTGCGGCGGCTGCTGTCGGAGTCCGGCTTCCCGGTGGAGAAGCTGGTGCGGGTGCAGTTCGGCCCGATCGCGCTCGGCGACCAGAAGTCCGGCTGGCTGCGTCGGCTGACCAACCCCGAGGTCGGTCAGCTGATGAAGACCGTCGGGCTGTAG
- the scpB gene encoding SMC-Scp complex subunit ScpB: MVDEVALVPLKAALEAILMIVDEPATVAHLAEVLARPKRAVAAALRELAAEYTDQGRGFDLRFVAGGWRFYSRASCAPAVDRYVLDGQHARLTQAALETLAVIAYRQPVSRSRVSAVRGVNCDGVMRTLVQRGLVEETGSEPEAGAILYRTTQQFLERMGLRGLDELPELAPFLPEADEVEPDSQEGSAIAEAVAVQS; the protein is encoded by the coding sequence GTGGTGGACGAGGTCGCGCTGGTGCCGTTGAAGGCGGCGCTGGAGGCGATCTTGATGATCGTCGACGAGCCGGCGACCGTCGCGCACCTGGCCGAGGTGCTGGCGCGGCCCAAGCGGGCCGTCGCCGCCGCGCTGCGGGAACTGGCCGCGGAGTACACCGACCAGGGCCGCGGCTTCGACCTGCGGTTCGTCGCCGGGGGCTGGCGTTTCTACAGCCGGGCGAGCTGCGCCCCGGCGGTGGACCGGTACGTGCTGGACGGCCAGCACGCCCGGCTCACCCAGGCCGCGCTGGAGACGCTGGCGGTCATCGCCTACCGGCAGCCGGTGTCCCGTTCGCGGGTATCCGCCGTCCGTGGTGTGAACTGTGACGGTGTCATGCGTACCCTTGTACAAAGGGGTCTGGTTGAGGAGACCGGGTCCGAGCCGGAAGCAGGAGCGATCCTGTACCGGACGACACAGCAATTTTTGGAACGGATGGGGCTGCGCGGCTTGGATGAGCTGCCGGAGCTGGCCCCCTTCCTGCCCGAGGCCGACGAAGTGGAACCGGACTCGCAGGAGGGCTCCGCGATCGCCGAGGCGGTCGCCGTACAGAGCTAG
- a CDS encoding ScpA family protein — translation MSTPTQPDQAAAEADDAPAVPRSGGFQVRLDNFEGPFDLLLSLIAKHKLDVTEVSLSRVTDEFIAHIRAMGPDWDLDLASEFLVVAATLLDLKAARLLPVAELEDEEDLALLEARDLLFARLLQYRAYKRIAELFAQRWAAELRSRPRTVGLEPHHAALLPEVVISIGPEAFARLAARAMEPKPKPVVYVEHIHTSTVSVREQAALVLARLRELGQASFRDLARDAPDVLTVVARFLALLELYRERVLAFDQPEALGELLVRWIGAEDASVQVTDEFDTPPDEAEADARPERGGKR, via the coding sequence ATGAGCACACCCACCCAGCCCGACCAGGCCGCCGCCGAGGCCGACGACGCCCCCGCGGTGCCGCGGTCCGGTGGCTTCCAGGTGCGGCTGGACAACTTCGAGGGCCCGTTCGACCTGCTACTCAGCCTGATCGCCAAGCACAAGCTGGACGTCACCGAGGTCTCGCTGTCCCGGGTGACCGACGAGTTCATCGCGCACATCCGGGCCATGGGCCCGGACTGGGACCTCGACCTCGCCAGCGAGTTCCTGGTGGTCGCGGCGACCCTGCTGGACCTCAAGGCGGCCCGGCTGCTCCCGGTCGCCGAGCTGGAGGACGAGGAGGACCTGGCGCTGCTGGAGGCCCGGGACCTGCTGTTCGCCCGGCTGTTGCAGTACCGGGCGTACAAGCGGATCGCCGAGCTGTTCGCCCAGCGCTGGGCGGCGGAGCTGCGCAGCCGCCCGCGTACGGTCGGCCTGGAGCCGCACCACGCGGCGCTGCTGCCCGAGGTGGTCATCAGCATCGGCCCGGAGGCCTTCGCCCGGCTCGCGGCGAGGGCGATGGAGCCGAAGCCCAAGCCGGTGGTGTACGTCGAGCACATCCACACCTCGACGGTGAGCGTCCGCGAGCAGGCCGCGCTGGTGCTGGCGCGGCTGCGGGAGCTGGGCCAAGCCAGCTTCCGCGACCTGGCCCGGGACGCCCCGGACGTGCTGACGGTGGTGGCCAGGTTCCTGGCGCTGCTGGAGCTGTACCGGGAGCGGGTGCTGGCCTTCGACCAGCCGGAGGCACTGGGGGAGCTGCTGGTCCGGTGGATCGGCGCCGAGGACGCGTCGGTGCAGGTCACCGACGAGTTCGACACCCCGCCGGACGAGGCGGAGGCGGACGCGAGGCCGGAGAGGGGCGGAAAGCGGTGA
- a CDS encoding ParA family protein: MEPGLAQSNLIEGQFYDPDAEYEPDPEYAATLAPDAARQRRERVGPTGRPLPYFPIPSPLTEHGPAQIVAMCNQKGGVGKTTSTINLGAALAEYGRRVLLVDFDPQGALSVGLGVNPMELDLTVYNLLMERGLTADEVLLKTAVPGMDLLPSNIDLSAAEVQLVSEVARESALARALKPLLPDYDYVIIDCQPSLGLLTVNALTAANSVIVPLECEFFALRGVALLTETIEKVCERLNPELRLDGILATMYDSRTVHSREVLARVTEAFGEHVFHTVIGRTVRFPETTVAGEPITTYASNSVGAAAYRQLAREVLARCPVE, encoded by the coding sequence ATCGAGCCCGGCCTGGCCCAGAGCAATCTGATCGAGGGCCAGTTCTACGACCCCGACGCCGAGTACGAGCCCGATCCGGAGTACGCCGCCACACTGGCCCCGGACGCGGCCAGGCAGCGCCGCGAGCGGGTCGGCCCCACCGGCCGCCCGCTGCCGTACTTCCCGATCCCCTCGCCGCTGACCGAGCACGGCCCGGCGCAGATCGTGGCCATGTGCAACCAGAAGGGCGGGGTCGGCAAGACCACCTCGACCATCAACCTGGGCGCGGCGCTGGCCGAGTACGGCCGTCGGGTGCTGCTGGTCGACTTCGACCCGCAGGGCGCGCTCTCGGTCGGCCTCGGCGTCAACCCGATGGAACTCGACCTGACGGTCTACAACCTGCTGATGGAACGCGGCCTGACGGCGGACGAGGTCCTGCTGAAGACCGCCGTGCCCGGCATGGACCTGCTGCCGTCGAACATCGACCTGTCCGCCGCCGAGGTCCAACTCGTCAGCGAGGTCGCCCGGGAGTCCGCGCTGGCGCGGGCGCTCAAGCCGCTGCTGCCGGACTACGACTACGTCATCATCGACTGCCAGCCCTCCCTCGGGCTGCTCACGGTCAACGCGCTGACGGCGGCCAACAGCGTCATCGTCCCGCTGGAGTGCGAGTTCTTCGCGCTGCGCGGGGTGGCGCTGCTCACCGAGACCATCGAGAAGGTCTGCGAGCGGCTCAACCCGGAGCTGCGGCTCGACGGCATCCTGGCCACCATGTACGACTCGCGCACGGTGCACAGCCGCGAGGTGCTGGCCCGGGTCACCGAGGCGTTCGGCGAGCACGTCTTCCACACCGTCATCGGCCGTACGGTGCGCTTCCCGGAGACCACGGTCGCCGGGGAGCCGATCACCACCTACGCGTCCAACTCCGTCGGTGCCGCCGCCTACCGCCAGCTCGCCAGGGAGGTGCTCGCCCGGTGCCCCGTCGAGTGA